Proteins encoded within one genomic window of Platichthys flesus chromosome 17, fPlaFle2.1, whole genome shotgun sequence:
- the gngt1 gene encoding guanine nucleotide-binding protein G(T) subunit gamma-T1 produces the protein MPVINMDELTDKDKAVMEVDQLKREVKLERWLTSKCCEEVKDYIQAGEEEDTLVKGISEDKNPFKEKGGCVVC, from the exons ATGCCGGTCATTAACATGGACGAACTGACGGACAAGGACAAGGCTGTTATGGAAGTCGACCAGCTTAAGCGTGAAGTGAAACTTGAGAGGTGGTTG ACGTCAAAATgctgtgaggaggtgaaggactACATTcaggctggagaggaggaggacactcTTGTCAAAGGCATTTCGGAGGATAAGAACCCCTTCAAGGAAAAAGGCGGCTGTGTCGTCTGCTAG